In Thermodesulfobacteriota bacterium, the DNA window CTCCTTCTTCGTCCTGCAACAGAGCCCTGGCATTTAAAATGGCTTTTTGCATATCCTCTTCCGGGGTCTTTGAGATATGACCATGCCCGGGGTAAAGCTCGTTTATCTTCCTTGTTTCTAACAGGCTGATGGAATTAATATAATCGCCGACACTTCCGGATTCGCTAATATAAGAAAGCGTCCCTCCGGCAAAGAGGGTATCCCCAGTAAAAAGGATCTTCCGGGTAAATTCATAGATGCAGATTGAACCGGATGTATGTCCCGGTGTGTGCATCACTTCTAAGATGTAGTTTCCCAGATCAAAGCGAAATCTGTTTTCCAACCATAGATGGACTTTAAGAGATGGTTCGTTAAGATCGCCCGATTTATACATGGTCACATATCTGTCCTCCACGGCAATCTTGGTGGCCGCAAAACGATGGGCAGCGATCAGGGAATAATCCTGGAAATAACGATTGGCGCCGATATGGTCAAAATGCTCGTGTGTATTGATGACGATGTCAACATCCCTGATTTTGATACCAAGTGTAAGCAGGGATTTCTGCAATTTAAAAAAATTTTTATCCACTCCTGAATCGATGAGAATGTTTTTATAATCCCCCCTGATCAGGTAGCTATGGCTGCTGGTATCCTCGCCCCTGATCCGGTAAATGTTCGTTTGCAATTCTATGATTTGGTTATCTTTTATCATAATTTCTCCACTCACTCTTCTTTGCCATTTCCTCATCTTTATAGATCTCAAAGAACTGGTCTAATCGATTTTCCTTAAAATAATTCAGTATCTCTGGATTTAAGGAACACAACTTCAGGCATCCCCCTAAAAAGTTAATCTCTTTTCGGATGCCGTTTAAAACCTCCAGGAGCGTGATGAGTTCAAATTCATGTAACTCCTGCAGATCTACAATAACCTTGATACCCTTTTCCTTGATATAATTGGGGAAAGCCCTCCTGGCCTGAAGGGCTTCATTTTTTCTGGTGTTGCCGGAGATTTTTATGTGGAAAAAGCCGGCGTTTTCTACAATATGATATTTCATGATTTAATATTCCTCTTTGGTTTATGTCTCTTTAAACGGAGCAAAGTGAGTTATCCATGATCGGTCTCTGATTGAATATTGTGCGGTGAAGCGGCATAAAATAGCGGCTTTTACGAGAACAGCCAGCCAGTTTATTACTGGTTGATGTTAACCATGCAGTATTAAAGTCAAATTAAATTTGGATTAAAGCTCTGTTATATCTCGAATCAAACCGTATCCTGTTCAATTGATGGATTTGCTGTCAAGGTCGCCTTAGGGGTCACTTTATTGACAGGCCTGTTGGCCTGTTGCGGATGTAAAAGGTTGCTATTTTGTATATCATTAAAGGTGGATGGTCGTAAAATCTATCAAGCATCATACCAGCTGCTGTACAAATTGCTCCCCAGCCGCTTTCAGAGTGCCATCGTTGTTAATAATGACAATGTCCGGTACATTCAACAGGAATGATTTTTTAAATTTACGATTATGGATCAATCGGGTATGAATCTCATCCGAGTTTTCCCGGCCTCTGATTTGCAGACGTTGCTTAATTTCGGCATGCGAAACATCGATCAATACCACTTTTATTTGAGGATACAGGCGCAGAGCTTGTGGCAGGTACTCGCGTGATCCGTTGACGACCACATTACATTGCTTCATAAGCCATAGATTAATTTCCACACCAATGCCGTAATAGCATGCATGGCTTTGCCAATGCATGGCAAAAAAACCCCTGGTAAAACGCTGCATGAACTCTTCTTTGCTGAGAGCGATATGGTTTTCACCGCTGGTCAATGGCGGCCGTGTAATGTAACGATGAGCAAAAACGACGGATCCATTACCATTTAAGCGTTGACGTGCATAGCTGATCAAGCTGTCTTTTCCTGATCCGGAAGGGCCGATTAGATAAAAGAAACGGCCCTTGGTTTTCGCTTCATACTTTTTCATCATAGCATAAATTTAATCGTATACGATCACTTGGCTCATGTTCCAGATAATGCTGTTGGAATTGTGTTATGTGCATTTGCCGCGAGGATCGGAGGCAACAACCCCATGGATTTATCGTTTTTGCTTCCTTTTTGCCTGAGGATCGAATTTCTCTATAAACGCTTTGGTGCTTAATTGTCGAAAATCCACCAGGTGACGGCGAAGCTTATCGCGCTTCCAATCCCACCAGTTGATTCGCATCAGGGCTTCTTGAATATATGCGTCGAAGCGTTCTCGAATGGGTTTGGCAGGGACACCGGCCACAATGGTGAATGGGGGCACATCCATGGTCACGACGGACCCCGCACCGACAGCTGCTCCAGTGCCGATGGACCGTCCCGGCAGGATGACTGCACCGTGGCCGATCCAGACGTCGTGACCGAAGGTCACGGGAAAGGAGCGACGCCAGTTGAAAAAATCATCGTCGTCTTCTGCCATGTCAAACTGACTGCTTCGGTAAGAAAAATGATGCAGCGCCGCTCGATGCAGTGGATGGTTACCGGGATTGATACGAACCCCGGCGGCAATGGAGCAAAATTTTCCAATTCGAGCGTAGATAATATCGCAGTCGTTGACCGCATAGGAATAGTCTCCCATCACGGTTTCGATGATTTTTGCTCTCGGACCGACTTCCGTCCATTCACCGAGTTTGGACTTTACGACGAGAGCGGTCGGATGGACGGTTGGAAGGCGGCTGAGTTTTTTAGGTAGTATTTCCATTAGTTTTAAATGCCAGAGCTTTCTAGTTAATCAGTGTACCAATGGCTGGATTCATAAATTTGCGAAAGAATTTCCGAACCATTTATCTGTCTATTATTAGGCAGGTGTTTGTGACGGGTTAAAATTTAGCTAATTTTATTATGTTAATTAGGTATGATATAAAACCTATATACTAATACAAGCGAGAATAAAACTGCTGAGGTACTACACGTTCAACAAAAATCGTGTCAAGCAAACGGGTATAATAATAATGATTGTTAAGATTTATTAGGTTATGTTTTACTATTCCGGCAGGTGAATGGTAAAGGTACTTCCTTTGCCCGGAGTGCTGTCAACCGTTATTTGCCCGCCGTGGGCCTGGACGATATGTTTAACAATGGCAAGACCCAGGCCGGTGCCTCCCTGCTCGCGGCTTCTGGCCTTGTCAACGCGGTAAAACCTTTCAAACAGGCGGGGCAGGTGTCTTTTTGAAATGCCGATGCCGCTGTCTTTAATACTAAGGGAAACACCGGAAGCAGTCTTTACCGCGTTGATTTGAATCTTACTTTTTTCACTGCTGTATTTGATGGCATTACCAATCAGGTTTACCACGGCTTGTTCAAAAAGTACCGGTTCGATGTTGGCCTCCAGCAAATCGTCACAGGTAAAATCTATTTCTATCTGTTTTGCGTCGGCCTCGGTCCGGCAAATCCTCACTGAAGAGGTAATCACTTTTTTTACTGCTGTTTTTCTCAGCTGAATCAGATTTGCCTCGTTTTCCTTTTCAATTCTGGAAAGATGCAGAAGATCATCAATAATCGCCCCGAGACGGTTTACATGTTTTTCGATGATGGATAAAAACCGGTTCGCTTCTTTTTCATTGTCCTTGGCGCCGCTTTGAAGTGTCTCCACAAAGCCCTTAATGGCGGTTAAAGGGGTTTTTATTTCATGGGAAACATTGGCCACAAAGTCCTGTCGCATCCTTTCCAGACGTCTTAGCTGAGTCACGTCGTTTAATACCAGCAGGGTGCCGATGCGCTTTTCTTTGGCATTGCGAAGGGGGGAGGCATTGGCATTTAAAATGCGATCGCCGTTATGATATAGAGTAATGTCACTCTTTATCGGGATGTTACTTTTCTGAGCTTTTTCCATAAATTCGGAAAGCCTGGTGTCCCTGATTATTTCCTGGAGGCTCTGGTTTTTTTCAGCAGCCGACAGTTTTTCAAGCATGTCTGCCGCAGTCTGATTGAAGCTTAAGATGTGTTCATTCATGTCCAGGGCAATCACTCCTTCAGCCATACTGGACAGTACTGCCTCAATTTGATTTCGTTGATTGACCTCAGTTTCTATCTGTTTGGCCATGTTGGCCGCCATCAGGTTCATCGCTTCAGCAAGATTTGCGGCTTCGGTTATGCCTGGAGAGGATAAACGGTATGTAAGATCGCCTTTGGCAAAATGTTCAGCCCCCTTTCTCATTTCTTCAATGGACCTGCTGATGCGTC includes these proteins:
- a CDS encoding MBL fold metallo-hydrolase, translated to MIKDNQIIELQTNIYRIRGEDTSSHSYLIRGDYKNILIDSGVDKNFFKLQKSLLTLGIKIRDVDIVINTHEHFDHIGANRYFQDYSLIAAHRFAATKIAVEDRYVTMYKSGDLNEPSLKVHLWLENRFRFDLGNYILEVMHTPGHTSGSICIYEFTRKILFTGDTLFAGGTLSYISESGSVGDYINSISLLETRKINELYPGHGHISKTPEEDMQKAILNARALLQDEEGVEITHFREVS
- a CDS encoding STAS domain-containing protein, with the protein product MKYHIVENAGFFHIKISGNTRKNEALQARRAFPNYIKEKGIKVIVDLQELHEFELITLLEVLNGIRKEINFLGGCLKLCSLNPEILNYFKENRLDQFFEIYKDEEMAKKSEWRNYDKR
- the phnN gene encoding phosphonate metabolism protein/1,5-bisphosphokinase (PRPP-forming) PhnN is translated as MMKKYEAKTKGRFFYLIGPSGSGKDSLISYARQRLNGNGSVVFAHRYITRPPLTSGENHIALSKEEFMQRFTRGFFAMHWQSHACYYGIGVEINLWLMKQCNVVVNGSREYLPQALRLYPQIKVVLIDVSHAEIKQRLQIRGRENSDEIHTRLIHNRKFKKSFLLNVPDIVIINNDGTLKAAGEQFVQQLV
- a CDS encoding chloramphenicol acetyltransferase; translated protein: MEILPKKLSRLPTVHPTALVVKSKLGEWTEVGPRAKIIETVMGDYSYAVNDCDIIYARIGKFCSIAAGVRINPGNHPLHRAALHHFSYRSSQFDMAEDDDDFFNWRRSFPVTFGHDVWIGHGAVILPGRSIGTGAAVGAGSVVTMDVPPFTIVAGVPAKPIRERFDAYIQEALMRINWWDWKRDKLRRHLVDFRQLSTKAFIEKFDPQAKRKQKR
- a CDS encoding ATP-binding protein; this encodes MKKTIRLIWLLFPTYLMITLVALGVVSWYASSFLSDYFLERTIEGLKTQGRIIKEMVEPHLKPLYPKEIDRLCKQIGNSARIRVTVILPNGRVIGDSDENPAVMDSHADRPEFLKALSQPAGSALRYSRTLDKRMMYVALPIISSHRLEAILRTSIPLTEVDKELGIIQDRITLGGFFIALFAAMICFYISRRISRSIEEMRKGAEHFAKGDLTYRLSSPGITEAANLAEAMNLMAANMAKQIETEVNQRNQIEAVLSSMAEGVIALDMNEHILSFNQTAADMLEKLSAAEKNQSLQEIIRDTRLSEFMEKAQKSNIPIKSDITLYHNGDRILNANASPLRNAKEKRIGTLLVLNDVTQLRRLERMRQDFVANVSHEIKTPLTAIKGFVETLQSGAKDNEKEANRFLSIIEKHVNRLGAIIDDLLHLSRIEKENEANLIQLRKTAVKKVITSSVRICRTEADAKQIEIDFTCDDLLEANIEPVLFEQAVVNLIGNAIKYSSEKSKIQINAVKTASGVSLSIKDSGIGISKRHLPRLFERFYRVDKARSREQGGTGLGLAIVKHIVQAHGGQITVDSTPGKGSTFTIHLPE